Genomic segment of Athene noctua chromosome 22, bAthNoc1.hap1.1, whole genome shotgun sequence:
ACCTCTGCTTAGCAGGAGATATTAGACCAGGCAGATTCTGGTCCCGAGCCAGTCTGGGCATTTCTGTGTCCGTATGCACTCCTTGTGCCTTCCTTTCTTGccccttttattttcttggtatCTTCTCTTCACATCTCAAGTTTTGGGTCTGCCATTGCTTGGTGTTAAGGGTTTAGGAGACATTGAAAGCAGAGAGCAGCCATCTGCAGAAAGCTGTTTTGGGTTGACTTGGATGGAGGATGCCCTCCATGTGCGACAGCTGAATACCCACCTTGTACTCTCCCTGTTTTCCCAGGAGTTGTTAGTTTTTTTAAGAGATACAGCACATGATATGAAGTGCTGAGAACTGCAGATGGGCAGCAGAAGAATGAAATCAAATAAAGAAATGTGATGTGATGGTAGTTTACACACAGCTATGTCCTGTGCAGAAAAGAGGACTTCTTCATTGTAGCTGCAGAATCAGAAGCCATGTCTTGATGGAGTCCCCAGATTGCCTTATACTACTCAAAAGGTTTCCATGAAACCAAAGAAAATCAAAGTTGTGGTGTTTTCTGACCTTACAGGTCTCTGAACTCCtacaagaaaaagaacagattaaCAAAGTCGAGCAGAAACATGAAGATCTATGTACAGATGAAAAGACATATGAAGAACAGATGGCTAAAGTAGTAATTTTGGAAGAACAGGTCAAAAACTTGAGGGATGAACAAGAAGTGCTCTGGTAAACCTTAACACAGCCTGTGGTACTTTCTGCTCCTTATCTTTGCTGActaatattttgtcttttataaatCCCCATAGTGCTGTTTCTGGCAAAAATGGGCACAGCAGCTTTGTGTCTTCCTTATCAGGTAATCATCCCTCTGTAGAGATTTTGGTGAATAAGCATTTCCCTTAGTGACATCATGATCAGTCAGGAGTAAaccttttctgcagctgtgcCAGATTCTGAACGGCATAAATGAGCGCTGTCCTTAGGAAAGAGGCTGCTTCTCTTGGGGTGAGGCATTATTTAGACTCATGCAGTTGCAGAAAGCTCCCATCATGGGCCTGGGCTCCCGGGGGCTAAgtgcttccagcagctgctgataCACATCCTGCTGTGGATTTCAGTTGTCCTTGGAGGGAAGGTGTCAGCAAGCATCAGGGTTGTAAATAAACCTCTTACAGGTCCTCTGACTCCCTTTTTTCAGGAGATCAATACAAATTTGGAGTTGGAGCATCTATGCTCAGGCTCTCATTAGTAAGTAAAAGCTTGGGTTAAATCCATTATAGTTACAGTCAGCTCAGTTACCTGGATAACCAGGTACTGAGATAAAGTAAAACTAGGATAAGACAGGTAGGTTAGCTTATAAGGACATATAGTTTGGATTGAAATCAGTTGGACAGCTTGCCTGGGAGATCTGAGCCCGTACTTCCACACAGCGAGGCGTTGTGCGAGGGCTGCTGTGCTGCGAGTGTTGTGTGAGTGTTTCCTTAGCTGGCAGTTAATAACCTACTCATGAATGACTGAGAGCTCACCCTTTGGACACTTTTTTATTTCATGGGTCAGTGTCCAGGGAAGACTGACCCTTGCCCAGAACTGCTTAAACCCAGGATTAAGTCCCCTTTGGAGCCTCCTGAGATGCTTGAGCGTTGCCTTGGGTGTTTCACTGGACTCTCATATCCCAAGTTTTTACCCTTCCGAGGGTGGTTTCCCTTGGATATGTATAGTTATCTCTCTCCTTTCCTATTTCTCCTTCGAGTTCTCAATTACTAGAAAGCAACAAGAAGAGGGAGAAGctagaaaagcagctgaaagagaGCAACGAAGAAAAACGGTTGTTACTGGAAGAAATTGCCCAGCTAAAACAAGATATCCTGACTACCCGGGACCAGGGCGACAGCACGCTCAGGGAGACTTTGAGGGTAAATCAAGGCATGGCACACAGAGAGAACAGGTTTCTAACGTCGCAGAGCTCTGCAGGCAGTTTAGATGGGAGTGTTCAACAGGTATGGGCAGCTTTGCTATCTgcactgtactttttttttttcactaattttGTGTCAAAACCTAATTAAAGTGGACAGGAAGCTGGTCCTGTAGGTGTTAGCACACAGTGGGGAGATGAGGCTGAGTGATTTCCTTGGGGAAAATGTTTGGAAAGTGTGAATGTCATCTTCTCCTTCTGTTGTGTTTTTGGATGTAGTGGGAGTTTGGATACCCTAAACAACCCCCTTAGTGCACAcgaaagaaaaaagttacacaGTCCTCCAGTGCTGTTTTAAACCTTTTTGGAGCTCTTTCTCAGCTCCTTGTTGAAGTGTGAGACATAGAGCTGCCTGGGTATTCCCACAACAGCCTTGCTCTTGCTGTAGGCAGTTGTTcttcttccctgctcctccttgggATTTTCTGCTCCTGCACTCCATTGAAACAGCTGGGTTCTGCTGCAGCCCCGTGCCCGTGTctcagctgctgctctccaaCTGCTCTACTGGCCGGCAAGACCCCTCTTTGTCACTATGTTTAGTTGCgttttaaatgcaatttgttCACCTCTCTCACCATGTGATctaaaaaagaaagggaagagcagctaGCCCTgccaaaaagggaagaaattatGAAGGGATCCAGGATGGGGAGTCTGAGGAGGAGCAAGGATTAAATGCAAGAGTTTGGAAGAGAAGGGAGGACAGGGTGGCCTGTAGGCAGGAGAGGGAGTGGAAGGGGGAGGATCAGAGTTGTGCTGACACCAAGAAGCAGCAAACGTGTACCTTCAGAGCAGACCAAGACACAAGGTTTAGAGGGAATGCTGAAAAGCCTCCTGATAGAagcaggtggggaaaaaaaaaaaccaaacctaactGGTGTTGAGGACAAATGACATTGCCAGATCCTGCAGTGCTGGCTCAAGACTTCCCAGCTTGGGATTTTGTCTGGGGAAGGGAAGCTTGATCTTCAGTGGCTTTCATCTGGTCCCAAGAACACAGGGTGAAGATGCAGAGCGGAGGGCAGATCTACAGGTGGCCAAAAGCGATgctgggaaaaaaggttttgataCGCCAAAGGTGGGAAGAGCTTTTAGTCTGTGTACAAGGTACTTGCAAGAAGGTGGGTGAACCAAAGAGCTCAGTTACCTTCCGAAAGCCTTCACAGACTGTCAGTGACCACCTTGACAGGTCAGGTTTTAATAGGGATTTATTCTCTCATCCAGGTTATTGCATCTTCTCCCTCAACCTCGAGAGTCGTATTGGCTTCTCTGAGGGGATGGACAGGGTAGGGAGCAGGATATAGTGTGGGGGCAGAAGAAATGCTTGCCTGGCTCTACCTATCTTCCTACTTAAATACACTTAAATGCTACTGGTGTACTCCTACCTTTCTTAATTACCAGTCTTTATCTTTccttgaaattaatttccatgtaaCCTTTGTCGTTTTGCTGTTTGCACAGATTCTATCCAATGAGAGattccagcagcaggaggaaaaaatgcAGCAACTGCGACAGAACTTGCGTCGAGTTCAGAACTTGTGCAGCTCAGCCGAGAGGGAGCTGAGATACGAAAGGGAGAAGAACGTTGACTTACAAAAGCAAAACCTCTTGCTCCAACAGGAGTGCACCAAGGTAGGAACCACGTGCAGGTAGAAGTGCTTGGAATGAGCATCACATAATTTTACAAGCTGTGGGAGGTCTGAGGTGCTGATTTCAACAGACTGGACCTCACTGGCATTTGACTGTACAGAACTGGGGTCTCAAGCGTTCTCTGCCTCAGCTCCATGGAAATTGCACCACCTCCAAATAAAACACATTGTACTTGCTCCCtctatttctcttttattcttgTTCACTCTCTGGTAATCCTGTTGCCCCTTTCCTAATCAAGATGTTTTAGATGATACATGCTGAGTGCAAACTTGATTTCTTCTCTTGAAACTCAGGTCAAAGCTGAGCTGAAGCAAACCCAGGCAAAACTCTCAGACACAAATGAAACATGCTCCTCTCTCTCAGCGCAGTGGGAAAAAAGCCAGCAGAAGGTCAAAGAACTTGAACAAGAGCTCCTGAAGTGCTCCCAGGCTGATAAATTGCAGAGCAGCCTGCAAGAGAAACTTGCACAGGAGAAATCCAAAGTATGCGAAGCACAAAAAAAGGTAACTCATCAATGTGAGCTAAGTTAACGGGAGGTATGTTTTTAGCAGGTTTGTGCAGCTGTAGTTCAGAAAAATCAAGCACTAGCAGCTCATGAACTGGTTCCTTGAAGACTATTTTGCTAGTCTGTTTTAAGATCACTTGGCgaagtattttagaaaaaatgtctGCTATTAGTGGAAGCATAATCAAGACAGTAGAAGCCAAATCTGATGGCTCAGCTCCTGTCTCTAAAGCTCAGTATCTCTGAAAATACTGGTAGTAGGGCTGGCAGGTGCAGGGAGACCTGATCACATTCCTGCTGAGGAGATTTCCTGCTGTTTGCTATCTGCTAAATGGGAAAGTTTGTGTTTTCCATGGCATTGTGAGGCTGCATGAATTGTTGGATTCAGTTTTGAAGTGTGCAGGATCAAATCAGGCGCAAAAGGGTTTGTTGTTAATTGATGATGCAGTGTCTGACCCAAAATCTGGTGGCTGTTGGAAAGGTTTTACTTTTAATAGACTTTGACACAAAGACACACAGAAGTACTTCTGAGTAGAAGCAAGCAAATATTTCATTCCCATGACCCAGATACTGATGGATCAAAGGGATCTCAATCCCTTGGATTCAGATACTGGCCTATAAATCCAGAAAGTTTAATCTGTGTCCAATTTTAATCCAAGATTTCAAAACTCCAGCAAAAGCTAAAAGATTCACAACACCAGCTCCTGCTGGCAGAGGCCCGTGTTTCAGACAAGAAACTCCTGGAGGAGGAATTAAAGGGGGCCCGAGAAAATGAAGCTCGTGTGCAGCAAGAACTTCATGAGGAGCTGCTGAAAAGGTATCCAGGGCTGGGTAAGGCCTGTGCTGTGCATGGAGGGTCCATGTGTGCCGGCAAATACTGCTGTGCCAGTCTGCAGCTACCTTCTGCAGCTCCATGCCTGGCTCTAGGTGGCTTCAAGGAGTTGCTGCGCCACTGGTTTTACCTCCTATCTCTGCTTTTGACCTGCCAGAGGTCTGGATCCCCTCTTTATgagatttaaaagatttttggAGGCTTCTGCTGCCTTGGAAGGTGCGTGGCCCCTCCTGCCAGCCCAGTGATTTGTTTACCCTCCAGATGCCAGCAGGCCCCTTTCTTGTGCAGCTGGGATTGATGGTCCCAGAGACATCGTGCACCCTTTCCTGTGCCACTGGGACACAGGGACAACGAACATGTAGTGATttaacagaaatcacagaatcattcaggttggaaaagacccttgggatcatcaagtccaaccctcagcccgactctacaaagttctcccctaccccacatccccccacagctcatccaaacggcccttaaacacccccagggatggggactccaccctccctgggcagcctgttccactgtctgagaAAAGACAGTGGTCACTCAATGTTGCCCAGGGCAAGCGCAGAGCAGTGTGACTTTGTTTTTAGATCACAGCCAGCCTTGAAGTCACAGCAGCACATCATGGGCTGGCCTCCACATCAGTGTCTCACTGACACCATCTTGCTTTTAGGAagctcctggagcagcagctggaggagctgcggcAGCAGCTCCGGCAGTCGCAGGAGACAGAGGCGTCGCTGGCCAAGATGCACGTGGAGCTGCAGGCCAAGACTCTGCACGTCCTAGAAGATGAGAAGAAAACTGACCCAAGCGAGGTGAGCTGTGGCATGGGTGAGTCCTCATCACCCCAGGGGATGCTGTGTGGGTGGCTGATGTCAGAGCAGACTACTGAGCTCTAGGGGAAGATGGGACCATCTGGGTGTGAAATCTGTATGTGGAAACTGCAGAAACAGGGTCAGATCCAGCCAGGTGCTGAGCCCTTGCAGATCCCACTGATTTTaacaggagctggaggaatcacagaatcatctcagttggaaaagcccttgaagctcctccagtccaaccatgaacctccctctgaccattcccaactgccccagatccctcagcgctggctcagcccgactcttcaacccctccagggatcccggggactcccttGGAGCTTGTTCCTTGGTttgagactcatcccccctctctgccccctcctggcagggagttgccgagggccaggaggtctcccctcagcctcctcttctccagactgaacccccccagttcccccagtcgctccccagcagacctgtgctccagaccctgccccagctccgttgcccttctctggccacgctcgagtcattcaatggccgtTTTGGGGTGAGGGTTGGAAAAGCACCATCCCATCTCACATGGATTTCCTGGGGATGCAGCTCCGAGGGCAGTGAGAGAGGATTTGAAGGTAGAGGGGAAGAGGCTGTCCCCTTTTCTTGCAGAACATAGAGCTTTTTGCAGGAAAATCTTGGCAGAGTCTGCTGCCTTGGAGGATGCATTACTTTCCTCTGCCCTGTTGAAGCCCAGAGCCCCACAGGCAGCACATGGACTCCCTCTTTAAGGGGAGGAGGCAGAATGGGTGGATATTATCTCTACTGAGAACCACTGGGATTTATGAGAAGCTTTGGAGACCAGGCTGAATTGAGGCAGAAGGAACCCTACAGctgtagacacacacacacaaataaaaaccaGATGTTTTCCAGCATCTCCAGTGTCAGAAGGAGTATCAGAAGCTGTCGGAGCAACTTTCACTGctgaaggaggaaaacaaagccCTTTATGAGGAAGGAGTCCGTCTCCTGAACCAGAAAGATCTGTGTGTCAGGTAATGACTGAAGCAGAAGGGGATGTGTAGACACACAAAAACCCACGCAGGAATTGCTGTTTATATGACCGACAGTGACACTGGATTTGACTGTTCCGTAGCCTTTCTGGCCTCTCCTGTTGAAGGCATTTAGCAGGCAGAGTTCTGCCTTAACCTGACACCCCTGTGTGCATTCTGCATCGCCTGTCTGCTGCCGTGTTCTTAGAAGCCGGAGGCAGCATAGAGAACAAGGGGGTGCCTCTTGAGGGGGGCTGCTCTTTAGGGTCTGGCATTGCCAGAGATGCTTCATGGAGCTGTTCATTTCTCCCCAGGGCATTTTTGATCTAATTTGAAGCACAGTAGCCTTTTTGTCATGAGTTTTAAGCAAGCATGGGCAAATATCCCTTATATGGtaaagatttatcttttttttttttttttcttttgacattgtTTTTCCTTCTATCCAAACTGGATATAAATAAAGAAGAACACTGCCTAAATGGGACAAGTTTGAGGGGACTAGCAACAATCACCAGTCTCAGCAGAGACAAATATTTAATCCGTGTTGCAGCTCTAAGAAGTACCCACTGAAGTAGTTCTTTCTGCAACCTGTTTGCCTGACCCTTGCTGTTTAGGATTCTTCTTTTTCAGCCTTCTTTTCCCCCCCATACACAAATACTTTCCCTTAACCACCCATATCCCCACCCAAATAAATAACTTAGGCTTTCTGTGCTACTTCCAGTTTCGGTGAGTTTATAACCCTGTTTGGTATAAAGAGCTAAGAGGGGCGAGCACAAGGATTTGTAAAGCTGGGAGTCAGTTTTGGGAATGCTTTGGGTCTTTTCCCTCCATCAGTTTCCATTTGGTTGACACTTAATGGTGTAACCTTTgcaacaaaaaagcccccaagCTGATCAGTGAAAGACATATCTGGAAAGTCAGTGTGCTCACTCTGCCTTTAGCTGTGCAGCCAAAAGTTGCTGGGTCCCAGTTCAGGCTTTGAAGAGCCTGAATAAATACAGGACATCTCCTGCCTTGATCTTGACCCAGAACACAAAAGCATTTTGCAGCCTGGTGTTtgtctctgcctctgcctcctcagGAAATACAACGAAATGCAGCTCCGCCACAAAGACAAGATCCGCAGAGCCAAGGAGACCTTCATCCACGAGGTGAAACAAAGGGACAGCAGAATTAAACAGCTGGAAAATGAGCTCAGCGAGTCAAAGCTCCAAGTGGAAAAGGTGAGGGAACACATCAAGAACTTCTCCCCTGAGGGAACACaggggagcaggctgctgtgtgtCTTTCAAAAAGTGCCGTttagggaaaaaaggaaatgaggTTTAGGAACAGCTGGTTTGCACGTAATGGGATTGTGCTGTTAAAAGAACCAGGAGAGCTCTGCCTGatgtgctgctcctgctccctgcGCAGGACTGATACTGCCCTGGGAAACAGCTGGCAGTGCCGAGGGGCTCCAGCCCATCCTTgtaggaacaaaaaaaaccccaaaaggaaaTTCCTGGCTCAAGTTTACCCTCAGGGGAACTTGTGTCCTCATAATCCCATTCAGAAACTGTCTGAGCTCCATCATCTTTTGCCTCAGAAATGTAACTCCTGGGAATTGACTCAAAAGCCTCTTGTTGGAGTATGTTACATCAAATAGCATTATCACTTCTAGGAGTGAACATGCTTGGTGGTGACCCCTTTGGTACTCTAAGGTTTACAGAGGACAGGGAAGAGTGAAGTGTAACAGCTGGTTGTTATTTCCTTCTGCAACACTGTTCAGGGGAAGGTGCTGATTGCACAGATCACTGCTGAGAATGACAAATTACTCCAGGAAAGAAGGCGGCTCCTCCAGAAGATAAATGATCAGGAAGAAACCCCTTGGAGCAACTGGGCTACAATTGCCACCCTGCAGAGCAGGTAAGCACGTAATGATGcctatacagaatcacagaatcattcaggttgaaaaatcGAGTGGATTTCCCAcaccttgggatcatcgagtccaaccctcagcccaactctacaaagttctcccctaccccacatcccccacagctcatccaaacggcccttaaacacccccagggatggggactccaccctccctgggcagcctgttccactctctgaccactcttgctggaaaacatttttcctcatgtccagtctgagcctcccctgtcacagtttcaagccgttccctcttgttctgtcactaattccctgtgggcagagcccagccccagcctctctgcaatgtcctgtcaggagctgcagagagggatgagggctcccctcagcctcctcctcctcacactgaacactcccagctccttccctggctcctcacaggattgattctccagcccttccccagcctcgttgccctcctctgccctcgctccagcccctcgagatctctctgggattgaggtgcccaaacctggacacaaccctccaggtgtggcctcaccagtgcagagcacagggggactgtcacctccctgctctgctggaagcctgccccctcccagctcttctgcagttttctcttgtttctcttaAGAAATCCAGAGGAAAGGCTGAACTGTTCCCCAGTTACAAGTCCTGAGGATTTTAATTGCTGTGGGATGTAATTAGCCCCTTTCCCCATCACAGCCCTCGGTGTACAGCTAAAGGCTGTAGAGAACGAAGGGTCTGTGgttgaaaaggaaaatgctcCTCTGAGAACGTAGCgtggctggaagggaaataactTGTGCTTTGTACGTGCAACGTGCTCAGAGCGAAGATCGTGGATGAGGAGAAGGTGCGGCTGCAGGAGAGCAAACTCCAGCTCCCCGGCCACGTGCCCACCACACCGACCACGCTGAGGGGCATCCACACTCCCAACACGGAGGTGAGACTCTGAGAGGGCTCGGGCTCAGCAGACgggctgcaggagctgatgtCTCCTGCAAGCGTGGTGTGGTGTTTGTAGCTGCAGCTGAGGGTGCTGGAGAAGAGCTGAATCGATCCTTGGGTTGGGATGGAAAGGGGCAGCAAACACCCAGAGTGCGGCGGCTTTAGGGGAGAGGGGGGActctggggagctgcagctcagtgCCCTTGGCACACTGCTCCACCCCCGAGCTGCTGTCTGAGGAGATCCTTTTTCACAAGGACAGAAGTTTCACTTTGGCTCTTTGGCGGTTTCAAGAGTTGTCAAAGACGTTAGTTTTAAGTCAGCTTTAAAATTAGGAGAAGTAACACAGAGCGGTGTGGTTGGGAAAGTTACTTTTGTCAGCCAAAAAAGGTGAGACCAAGCTGACGGATAATGTCGACTAAACTGAACTGAATGGAGATCTGCCTTCCCCAAACACTCGGGTTGGGATTGACCAAGTTTATGAAGAACTTtgggggaagaaatgaagaagaatcCAGGAAACCCCAAGATTGTGTTTCGCCAACTCCTCAAATAAAACAGGTGGATTTGGAAGTTTGTTGGTGCATTTTGAAATTTGGAGGGAACGCAGTTTGGTTGGAAATGAGCTATTAAGGGTGAAAGTGCTGTTTGGGGCCTGGCAGAAAGAACTGATTGTGTGTTCCACTCTgttgtatttctttctgtttgtttcaccTGGGCTAGTGAGGTGGGGTTTTGAGTTTAAATTCAGACCCAGAGGACAAACCAATGATTAGTACCTCAGTGGGGCTGGAGTTCATGGGGGGAACTGTCAGTGGAGCTGGGGGAACTGTAAAGACCAAGACTAGGTGGAAATTCGGGGTCTGACACACACCTCCTCCTTTGAGATCTGTTCCTTCTTCCAGGGCTTGAAGAGCGTTAACTTCTCTGAAGGCCAACTCCAGAGTAAGGTGTTGCCATCTGCCCGTACCAGGTACCGTGGGGTAAACGGAGGAGGCAGGGATTGCCTCTCTGCATGTGGTGAGGGAGAGGTTCAGAACTTTGGCTGCACCACCCTGTGCTTTCACCTCCAAGGGTCTGTCTTTCTCCTTGTTTTGGTCAAATTATAGGGAAAATGGTATAAAAAAGACTCTGAAAATACTGGGATGGCAAAGTAAAATCTTCAAAATATGTGGGGGAACGCTGTGGGTTTAGTAATCCTTCTGGTGCCCGGTGGTTTTGGAGGAACGTCTTCACACCAGAGGTGCTGAGAGTCAGAGGGCCACGGCTGCCTGGCGTGGTGACCCACATCCCAGGCTGTGCTCAGGAGGgagccccagctcctcctccaccGGTGTAAGCCAGGAGCACCGTGATCTGTGCCGAAAGGGGCAAGGGGAAGGCAGAGACACTCTGTGACACTGGTCTGTGCGGGTGGCAGGCTTGGTGGCAGCCTTGGGGTGCTGTGGAGGGTGATGGACAGTCTGGGGGGGTGCTGGAGTGGGCGAGGGCCATCAGGTCCTTGGCTGGTGGAAGAGTATTGGAGCTTTATCCCTGTGCTGCCCCCCAGGGATGCTGGGAGGGACGCTGGGGCTGTGCAGATGGTGGAGGGTTGGGTAGAGTTTGCAGAATGACGGAAGAGAGGAAATCTGTTTTCAGCTTCCCATCACGAGAACCGCCAGACTCGCTCACCCCCCCGAAGGCCGCGCAAGACACGAAGcctgcaggaggagctgaaaGCCAAGACTCCTCCTTGTGTTTATCCCCCTCTCAGCCTTCTGAGATCGGCTACTTAAATGTGGCTTCACCTGGAGACAccacagcctcccagctgcaggaggagagtcAGAGCATCAGCTCCGAGAACATCTAAAGTTTGGCGAAGGATGTTTGTAGAATGTTAGCTGGGCTGCAAGGTTTTGGGCTTCTGTTGCTGGGGGATGACGAGGACTGCAGGGGAGAATTGCCAGATTGACTGAgttggaaatttctgtttcagctgtacTACTGACCagcttttttttcaatt
This window contains:
- the CCDC30 gene encoding coiled-coil domain-containing protein 30 isoform X4; translated protein: MEAAAAAAPAEAPVPAETVRCWLRAEGAAAPAEERQLGPAWRLLRRAEARLGDLERQRAEEMRDVESYVGHVRNLMEERDAITTEYEKENEQLRLELMRLRLQQEAQLKEVEEMLEQEGLFEIAHSNASEQIAYLLVERTALLEKLEMADQKLNSPSYTDRLRAAQLQDEFDHIHQTLEDEQQHHESMQLTGEAQNKFYREELEREQASRAQTEQELDEATQRLLAAQEEIQRLTDELNVQRKEQNKIQSASWSVPERREEGEDEWRESDRTELQKAMEHNSRLDKEILTLRARVQTLDLERKAFLDLVEQLKEEICEYQKSEQQGLPLPAPAETEEVAASSLRGTKDEGSIEGVCVSGKAGSDQEDRYQGSEMLHKRCREVIENIEGHNLQLLHRLQKLEQEHEDLVERNEELESILGETQLQTKQEKDQFESEVEGLHRKITSLETELLEVQKNKTKMSGEEQSSSGAQEMQEMLESCQETIEKLGSHLGERREWRKQLASELELLREDLKAEKKVLGSQGLPDSKSELTSHCNSFLSLQRTSASRDLINVSHETLQKDSALLDTKVSELLQEKEQINKVEQKHEDLCTDEKTYEEQMAKVVILEEQVKNLRDEQEVLCSQLLESNKKREKLEKQLKESNEEKRLLLEEIAQLKQDILTTRDQGDSTLRETLRVNQGMAHRENRFLTSQSSAGSLDGSVQQILSNERFQQQEEKMQQLRQNLRRVQNLCSSAERELRYEREKNVDLQKQNLLLQQECTKVKAELKQTQAKLSDTNETCSSLSAQWEKSQQKVKELEQELLKCSQADKLQSSLQEKLAQEKSKVCEAQKKISKLQQKLKDSQHQLLLAEARVSDKKLLEEELKGARENEARVQQELHEELLKRKLLEQQLEELRQQLRQSQETEASLAKMHVELQAKTLHVLEDEKKTDPSEHLQCQKEYQKLSEQLSLLKEENKALYEEGVRLLNQKDLCVRKYNEMQLRHKDKIRRAKETFIHEVKQRDSRIKQLENELSESKLQVEKGKVLIAQITAENDKLLQERRRLLQKINDQEETPWSNWATIATLQSRAKIVDEEKVRLQESKLQLPGHVPTTPTTLRGIHTPNTEGLKSVNFSEGQLQSKVLPSARTSFPSREPPDSLTPPKAAQDTKPAGGAESQDSSLCLSPSQPSEIGYLNVASPGDTTASQLQEESQSISSENI
- the CCDC30 gene encoding coiled-coil domain-containing protein 30 isoform X6; this translates as MEERDAITTEYEKENEQLRLELMRLRLQQEAQLKEVEEMLEQEGLFEIAHSNASEQIAYLLVERTALLEKLEMADQKLNSPSYTDRLRAAQLQFSSGQARLLLWRERGCSCLGDPVAELRGEGPRLQEGHKRARSCSPCKVQPPARNHRIIQDEFDHIHQTLEDEQQHHESMQLTGEAQNKFYREELEREQASRAQTEQELDEATQRLLAAQEEIQRLTDELNVQRKEQNKIQSASWSVPERREEGEDEWRESDRTELQKAMEHNSRLDKEILTLRARVQTLDLERKAFLDLVEQLKEEICEYQKSEQQGLPLPAPAETEEVAASSLRGTKDEGSIEGVCVSGKAGSDQEDRYQGSEMLHKRCREVIENIEGHNLQLLHRLQKLEQEHEDLVERNEELESILGETQLQTKQEKDQFESEVEGLHRKITSLETELLEVQKNKTKMSGEEQSSSGAQEMQEMLESCQETIEKLGSHLGERREWRKQLASELELLREDLKAEKKVLGSQGLPDSKSELTSHCNSFLSLQRTSASRDLINVSHETLQKDSALLDTKVSELLQEKEQINKVEQKHEDLCTDEKTYEEQMAKVVILEEQVKNLRDEQEVLCSQLLESNKKREKLEKQLKESNEEKRLLLEEIAQLKQDILTTRDQGDSTLRETLRVNQGMAHRENRFLTSQSSAGSLDGSVQQILSNERFQQQEEKMQQLRQNLRRVQNLCSSAERELRYEREKNVDLQKQNLLLQQECTKVKAELKQTQAKLSDTNETCSSLSAQWEKSQQKVKELEQELLKCSQADKLQSSLQEKLAQEKSKVCEAQKKISKLQQKLKDSQHQLLLAEARVSDKKLLEEELKGARENEARVQQELHEELLKRKLLEQQLEELRQQLRQSQETEASLAKMHVELQAKTLHVLEDEKKTDPSEHLQCQKEYQKLSEQLSLLKEENKALYEEGVRLLNQKDLCVRKYNEMQLRHKDKIRRAKETFIHEVKQRDSRIKQLENELSESKLQVEKGKVLIAQITAENDKLLQERRRLLQKINDQEETPWSNWATIATLQSRAKIVDEEKVRLQESKLQLPGHVPTTPTTLRGIHTPNTEGLKSVNFSEGQLQSKVLPSARTSFPSREPPDSLTPPKAAQDTKPAGGAESQDSSLCLSPSQPSEIGYLNVASPGDTTASQLQEESQSISSENI
- the CCDC30 gene encoding coiled-coil domain-containing protein 30 isoform X5, which gives rise to MRDVESYVGHVRNLMEERDAITTEYEKENEQLRLELMRLRLQQEAQLKEVEEMLEQEGLFEIAHSNASEQIAYLLVERTALLEKLEMADQKLNSPSYTDRLRAAQLQFSSGQARLLLWRERGCSCLGDPVAELRGEGPRLQEGHKRARSCSPCKVQPPARNHRIIQDEFDHIHQTLEDEQQHHESMQLTGEAQNKFYREELEREQASRAQTEQELDEATQRLLAAQEEIQRLTDELNVQRKEQNKIQSASWSVPERREEGEDEWRESDRTELQKAMEHNSRLDKEILTLRARVQTLDLERKAFLDLVEQLKEEICEYQKSEQQGLPLPAPAETEEVAASSLRGTKDEGSIEGVCVSGKAGSDQEDRYQGSEMLHKRCREVIENIEGHNLQLLHRLQKLEQEHEDLVERNEELESILGETQLQTKQEKDQFESEVEGLHRKITSLETELLEVQKNKTKMSGEEQSSSGAQEMQEMLESCQETIEKLGSHLGERREWRKQLASELELLREDLKAEKKVLGSQGLPDSKSELTSHCNSFLSLQRTSASRDLINVSHETLQKDSALLDTKVSELLQEKEQINKVEQKHEDLCTDEKTYEEQMAKVVILEEQVKNLRDEQEVLCSQLLESNKKREKLEKQLKESNEEKRLLLEEIAQLKQDILTTRDQGDSTLRETLRVNQGMAHRENRFLTSQSSAGSLDGSVQQILSNERFQQQEEKMQQLRQNLRRVQNLCSSAERELRYEREKNVDLQKQNLLLQQECTKVKAELKQTQAKLSDTNETCSSLSAQWEKSQQKVKELEQELLKCSQADKLQSSLQEKLAQEKSKVCEAQKKISKLQQKLKDSQHQLLLAEARVSDKKLLEEELKGARENEARVQQELHEELLKRKLLEQQLEELRQQLRQSQETEASLAKMHVELQAKTLHVLEDEKKTDPSEHLQCQKEYQKLSEQLSLLKEENKALYEEGVRLLNQKDLCVRKYNEMQLRHKDKIRRAKETFIHEVKQRDSRIKQLENELSESKLQVEKGKVLIAQITAENDKLLQERRRLLQKINDQEETPWSNWATIATLQSRAKIVDEEKVRLQESKLQLPGHVPTTPTTLRGIHTPNTEGLKSVNFSEGQLQSKVLPSARTSFPSREPPDSLTPPKAAQDTKPAGGAESQDSSLCLSPSQPSEIGYLNVASPGDTTASQLQEESQSISSENI